A single window of Streptomyces xanthii DNA harbors:
- a CDS encoding cytochrome P450 gives MTLESTSAPSSPAIRFWPVEDLDRLTPDPFLDEVLRDEPVTRIRLPYGSGHAWLVTRYEDVRFVTSDPRFSREQVVGRPVTTMAPTPVASHTAGLQYIDPPRHTRLRRVVARAFTARSMERLRPMTERIANQLLDAMEEAGSPADLMECLHTPLPIAVVCWFLGVDEGDWRAWAGNSEALLSKADAKERNQAARTATRDRVVDLLCRRRDEPRDDLAGVLAEATASGEITDDEAISLAMAVYVSGGHAVRNNSGSMMYALLTHPEQLERLRREPALVPKAVEELYRYVPHRNGVGIPRIALEDVELGGHLIKEGDVVYNAYVAANRDPEVFPSPDELDFDRPGPGHLAFGNGPHFCLAALMARMEADVMITTVLRRFPDLRLAVAPDEVEFQREGLIRGPRTLPVRW, from the coding sequence ATGACACTCGAATCGACCTCTGCACCGTCGTCGCCCGCGATTCGTTTCTGGCCCGTCGAGGACCTGGACCGGCTCACCCCCGACCCCTTCCTTGACGAGGTCCTGCGCGACGAGCCCGTCACCCGGATCCGACTGCCCTACGGCTCCGGGCACGCCTGGCTCGTCACCCGCTACGAGGACGTCCGCTTCGTCACCTCCGACCCGCGCTTCTCCCGGGAACAGGTCGTCGGCCGGCCCGTCACCACGATGGCCCCGACGCCCGTCGCGTCGCACACCGCCGGACTCCAGTACATCGACCCGCCCCGGCACACCCGCCTGCGCCGCGTCGTGGCCCGCGCCTTCACCGCCCGCAGCATGGAACGACTGCGCCCCATGACGGAACGCATCGCGAACCAGCTGCTGGACGCCATGGAGGAAGCGGGCTCGCCCGCCGACCTGATGGAGTGCCTGCACACCCCGCTCCCCATCGCCGTCGTCTGCTGGTTCCTGGGCGTCGACGAGGGCGACTGGCGCGCCTGGGCCGGGAACTCCGAGGCCCTGCTGTCCAAGGCGGACGCCAAGGAACGCAACCAGGCGGCCCGCACGGCCACCCGTGACCGTGTCGTGGACCTGCTGTGCCGACGCCGCGACGAACCCCGCGACGACCTCGCCGGTGTCCTCGCCGAGGCGACCGCCTCGGGCGAGATCACCGACGACGAGGCGATCTCCCTGGCCATGGCCGTCTACGTCAGCGGCGGTCACGCCGTGCGCAACAACAGCGGCTCGATGATGTACGCCTTGCTCACCCACCCCGAGCAGCTCGAACGCCTGCGCAGGGAACCGGCGTTGGTGCCGAAGGCGGTGGAGGAGCTCTACCGCTACGTCCCGCACCGCAACGGCGTCGGCATCCCGCGCATCGCCCTGGAGGACGTCGAACTCGGCGGTCACCTCATCAAGGAGGGCGACGTCGTCTACAACGCCTACGTCGCCGCCAACCGCGACCCCGAGGTCTTCCCGTCCCCCGACGAGCTGGACTTCGACCGCCCGGGCCCGGGGCACCTGGCCTTCGGCAACGGCCCGCACTTCTGTCTCGCCGCGCTGATGGCCCGGATGGAGGCCGACGTCATGATCACGACGGTGCTGCGCCGGTTCCCGGACCTGCGTCTGGCCGTCGCGCCCGACGAGGTGGAGTTCCAGCGCGAGGGCCTCATCCGCGGCCCGCGGACCCTCCCGGTCCGCTGGTGA